The window CTCGACGACCTGTGCCGCGCCCTCGACGACTGACCGGCGGGGGCCCGCGCCGTTCCCGCCGCACCAGAGACCAGAAGGAAGCCATGTCCCCCTCCACCGCGCCATCGGGTACGGAATCCCCCGCGTCCGGCCCCTCCGTCGCGTCCGGCGCCCCCGTCCCCGGCCCCACCGCGCCGCCGCCACCGCAGCCGTCGGGGGTCCCGGCGGTCCCGGCGGCCCCGTCTTCCGCGGCCGGGGTCGTCGAGCTGCTGCGGGCGGCGGCGCAGGCCGGGCCGCTGACCGAGCTCCGCATCGGCGACCGGCCGTTCGTGCTGGCGACCGGCCCCGACCAGACGCAGCAGATCCTCGCCAAGCGCCCGGACGTCTACGTCAAGCACGGGCACCGCGCACGCCCCCTCCTGGGTGACGGGCTGATCTCCGCGTCGGGCGACGCCTGGAAGCGCCAGCGCAAGCTGTTCCAGGCCCGGTTCACCGTGGCCGGGACGCGGCGCTGGGCCCACCACATCACGGCGGCGGCCGAGCGGATCGCGGCCCGCTGGGAGACGGCCGCCGACACCGGCACGTCCGTCGACCTCGGGCGGGACATGCGGTTCTTCGCGCTCGACACCATCTGGCGCACCCTCACCGGCACCCCCCTCGACGAGGTGACCGAGCGCGAACTGGAGGCCGTCGACGCGGTGGTCGCCTCCCTGCCCACGCTCGCCGGGGCCCGGCCCGACCCCGCGCTCGCCGTCGACGACGCGCTGCGGCAGATCGACACCACCGCCCACCGCGTCATCGGCCTGGCCCGCGCCCGGCGCGCGGAGGCGCGCCCCGAGGGGGCGCCGCACCTGCTCGACCTGCTCCTGGACACCGCCGAGACGCGGGCCGAGTACACCGACCGGCTCATCCGCGACGAACTCGTCACGCTCCTCGTGGCGGGACACGAGACCACCGCCCAGACCCTGTGCTGGCTCTTCGTCCTCCTCGACCGCCACCCCGAGGTCCACGACCGCTTCCTGACCGGGTACGAGGCGGCCGCGGATCCCGCCGGACGGGACGCGCTGCTGGGCGCGCTCGTCCAGGAGACGCTCCGGCTGTACCCGGCCGTCTGGCTCGTCCCCCGGCACGCGGCCCGCGACGACGTCCTCGACGGGCTGCCGATCCCCGCCGGCACCAGCGTCCTGACCTGCCCCTACCTCACCCACCGCAGCCCGGAGCTGTGGCCGGACCCCGAGCGCTTCGACCCCGCGCGCTTCCTCCCGGACGGGCGGCGCCCGCAGCACCCGGCCGCCTTCCAGCCCTTCGGCATCGGCGCGCGCGCCTGCCTCGGCCAGCACTTCGCCCTCCAGGAGATGCTCACGCTGCTGCGCCTGCTGCTCCCCGCGTACCGGCCGCGGCTGACCACCCCGCCCCGGGGCGCCGTCTTCGGCGCCAACCTGCGGCCCGACGGCCCTGTCCGGGGGACCCTGACGGCCGTCCGGCCGTGAGCCGGGGCGGGCCGGCTCCTCGGGCCGGTCCGGCGTGCGGCGCGGGGCCCGTACGCCCCGGGGCGCACCCCGCCTCGGCCGCCCGGGGGAGCCGGTTCCGTCCGCGGGGCGATCCGGGCCCGGTGTCCCGTGCGCGATCGTCGGGGCGTACGGGCCGGCCGGGCCCGTCGCGACGGAGGGAAACCCGATGCAGCCGCCCCCGCACACCGAGGAAGCCGCCGCGCGGCCCGGACGGATCCGGGCCGCCTGGCGGGCCGCGCACGAGCCCGTCGCCGGGGTGTCCCGGGGGGCCCGACTGGCCGCGTACGGAGTGGTGCTCGCGGTGCTGCCGTCGAGCCTGTGGCGGCTTCCGGCCGCCTTCGACCGGGGGATCGGCGCCGGGGAACGGTTGTACGTGGTCTTCCTGTCGGTCCTGTCCGAGGCGCTCGCCTTCACCGCGTTCGGCCTGATCGCGCGCTGGGGCGAGGTGTTCCCGCGCTGGATCCCCGTCCTGCGCGGCCTGCGGGTCCCGACGGGTGCCGCGGTGGTCCCGGCGGCGACCGGCGCGGTGCTCCTCACGTTCCTGTGGACGCTGCTGACCCCCGCCACCCAGATCCTGGGAACCACCATCCGGGGCGACGCACTGCCCGGGGACTTCCCGAGCGAGGCGGGCGGCTGGGAGGCGGCCTCGTTCTATGTCTGCTACTCGCCACTGGTGCTGTGGGGTCCGCTGCTGGCCGTGTTGACGGTGGCGTACGCGCGACGCCGACGGACGGCGGGAAACGGGGCCGTGGCGACCTGACGAGCTGTCAAGTCCTTTTCCGTGACGCGGGAAAACCCGTGGACGGCGAGGGCGCCCGCGCGGAACACTCCCCAACCTGTCCAATCAGGTCCGACAAAGCAGGGTTGGGATGGTTACGTCTGAATCACCCGGAGGTGCGCCGGCCGGCGCACCCCAGGATCCGCCCGCCAGGGGCCCGGTGCTCCTGGCGCTCCGCTTCTACGCACGGGAGCTGGCCCGGCTCACACGCCTGACCGTGCCCGCGATGCTGCTCCCGGCGCTGGGCAACATCGGCATCCACTACCTCGCGCCGCTGCTCGTCGCGAAGCTGGTCGGCCGGCTCGCCGGAGGGGCCGGCGGGGGAGTCGGCCCGGTGCTGCCGTACGTCCTCGGCTTCGCCGGGGTGCTGCTGCTCGCCGAGACGCTGTGGCGGCTCGGGCTGCACTGCCTGAACCGCCTCGACGCCCTCGGCATCGAGCACCTCTACGTCCTCGGCATGGACGAGCTGTTCGCCAAGGACGCCGCCTTCTTCCACGACAACTTCGCCGGGTCGCTGACCAAGCGGGTGCTGAGCTTCGCCTCCCGCTTCGAGGAGTTCGTCGACACCCTCACCTTCTCGGTGTTCGGCAGCTTCGTACCGCTGGTCTTCGCCTCGGTGGTGCTGTGGACGTACGAGCCGCTGCTCGTCGTCGGACTCCTGGTGATGATCGCTTTCACCGCCGTCTGCGTCCGGCCCCTCATCCGCCGCCGCCAGGCCCTGGTCCGGGACCGCGAGGAGGCGATCGCCCGGGTGTCGGGGCACGTCGCCGACAGCCTGATGAACATGGACACCGTACGGGCCTTCGCCGCCGAGGGGCGCGAGGCCGCCGAGCACCGGTCCCGCGTCGCCGAGTCGCGGCGGCTCACCCTGCGCTCCTGGGACTTCGGCAACCTGCGCATCGACACGCTCGTCGCGCCGCTGTCGGTGCTGACCAACGTGCTGGGCCTGGTGCTCGCGCTGTCGCTCGGTGCGGGCGACCACGGGGTGGAGGCGGTCGTCGTGGCCTTCACGTACTACTCCAACGCCACCCGGATCATGTTCGAGTTCAACCAGATCTACCGCCGTCTGGAGAGCTCGATGACGGAGGCCGCTCAGTTCACCGAACTGCTCCTGGCGCCGCCGGTCGTGCGCGACCCGGAGGCGCCGGAGCCGCTCCGCACGGAGGGCGCCGACGTGCGCTTCGAGCGGGTGACCTTCGCCCACTCGGGCGGGGACCCGCTCTTCGACGGGCTCGACCTGGCCGTCCCGAGCGGGGCGAAGATCGGCCTCGTCGGCCGGTCCGGCGGGGGGAAGACCACGCTCACCCGGCTGCTGCTGCGGATGAACGACATCGACGCCGGCCGGATCCTCATCGGCGGCCAGGACATCAGCCGGATGCGCCAGTCCGACCTGCGCGGGCTGATGGCGTACGTCCCGCAGGACCCGGCGATGTTCCACCGCACCCTGCGGGAGAACATCGCGTTCGCCCGTCCGGACGCCACCGAGGCCGAGATCCGGCGGGCCGCCGAGGCGGCGCACGTCACGGAGTTCGCCGACGCCCTGCCGGAGGGCTTCGGCACCATGGTGGGCGAGCGCGGCGTGAAGCTCTCCGGCGGGCAGCGCCAGCGGGTCGCCCTGGCCCGCGCGATCCTGCGCGACGCGCCCATCCTGCTCCTGGACGAGGCGACGAGCGCGCTGGACTCGGAGAGCGAGGTCCTCGTCCAGGACGCCCTGTGGCGCCTGATGGAGGGGCGCACGGCCTTCGTGGTGGCCCACCGGCTCAGCACGGTCGCGCACATGGACCGGCTCGTCGTCCTGGACCGCGGCCGGATCGTCGAGCAGGGCTCGCACCAGGAGCTCCTGGAGGCGGCCGGGGCCTACGCCCGGCTGTGGCAGCACCAGTCGGGCGGCTTCCTCGACGAGTCGGCCGAGCGGGCGGGGGTGCGCTGAGCGCGGGGTGCGTCGGCGGCGGTGCGCGCGGGAGCGGCCGGCCCTCGCCGGACCGGTGGCTCCGGACTGCGGGTGGATCCGGGCCCGGCTACGCTGGGCCCGGACCCTATGTCCGTTTCATTCCTTTTATTAGCATTCTCGTTCCTCCGGGAGTCACGTGGTCACCCCGCAGCCCGTCCTCGCCCCTCCCTCGAAGGCCGCCGTGTTCCTGGTGGCCACCGTGAACCCCGGCGGCGAGGCCGCGGTGCGCGACGCGCTGGACGGGTTCGCCGGCCTGGTCCGCTCCGTGGGCTTCCGCGAGCCCGAGGGGGCGCTCAGCTGCGTGGTCGGCATCGGCGCCACGGTCTGGGGCCGCCTCTTCGACGGGCCCCTCCCGCGCGAGCTGCACCCCTTCGTCCCCCCTGGAGGGCCTCCGGCACCGGGCCCCCGCCACGCCCGGGGACCTGCTCTTCCACGTACGCGCCCAGCGCATGGACCTCTGCTTCGAGCTGGCCCGGCTGATCGCGCGGAGCCTCGCGGGTGCCGTGACCGTCGTCGACGAGGTGCACGGCTTCCGCTACTTCGACGAGCGTGACCTGCTGGGATTCGTCGACGGCAGCGAGAACCCCGAGGGCGGGGGTCGCGGCCGGGGCCGTCCTCGTCGGCGACGAGGACCCCGGATTCCGGGGCGGCAGCTACGTGA of the Streptomyces showdoensis genome contains:
- a CDS encoding cytochrome P450, translated to MSPSTAPSGTESPASGPSVASGAPVPGPTAPPPPQPSGVPAVPAAPSSAAGVVELLRAAAQAGPLTELRIGDRPFVLATGPDQTQQILAKRPDVYVKHGHRARPLLGDGLISASGDAWKRQRKLFQARFTVAGTRRWAHHITAAAERIAARWETAADTGTSVDLGRDMRFFALDTIWRTLTGTPLDEVTERELEAVDAVVASLPTLAGARPDPALAVDDALRQIDTTAHRVIGLARARRAEARPEGAPHLLDLLLDTAETRAEYTDRLIRDELVTLLVAGHETTAQTLCWLFVLLDRHPEVHDRFLTGYEAAADPAGRDALLGALVQETLRLYPAVWLVPRHAARDDVLDGLPIPAGTSVLTCPYLTHRSPELWPDPERFDPARFLPDGRRPQHPAAFQPFGIGARACLGQHFALQEMLTLLRLLLPAYRPRLTTPPRGAVFGANLRPDGPVRGTLTAVRP
- a CDS encoding ABC transporter ATP-binding protein; this translates as MVTSESPGGAPAGAPQDPPARGPVLLALRFYARELARLTRLTVPAMLLPALGNIGIHYLAPLLVAKLVGRLAGGAGGGVGPVLPYVLGFAGVLLLAETLWRLGLHCLNRLDALGIEHLYVLGMDELFAKDAAFFHDNFAGSLTKRVLSFASRFEEFVDTLTFSVFGSFVPLVFASVVLWTYEPLLVVGLLVMIAFTAVCVRPLIRRRQALVRDREEAIARVSGHVADSLMNMDTVRAFAAEGREAAEHRSRVAESRRLTLRSWDFGNLRIDTLVAPLSVLTNVLGLVLALSLGAGDHGVEAVVVAFTYYSNATRIMFEFNQIYRRLESSMTEAAQFTELLLAPPVVRDPEAPEPLRTEGADVRFERVTFAHSGGDPLFDGLDLAVPSGAKIGLVGRSGGGKTTLTRLLLRMNDIDAGRILIGGQDISRMRQSDLRGLMAYVPQDPAMFHRTLRENIAFARPDATEAEIRRAAEAAHVTEFADALPEGFGTMVGERGVKLSGGQRQRVALARAILRDAPILLLDEATSALDSESEVLVQDALWRLMEGRTAFVVAHRLSTVAHMDRLVVLDRGRIVEQGSHQELLEAAGAYARLWQHQSGGFLDESAERAGVR